The following nucleotide sequence is from Bacteroidota bacterium.
GGAAAGTTTACACTCGATTATCGCCTGGTGTTTCAGCGCGAATACATAGGCATGCAAACCCGCGAAAACGGCAAGGAACCTGACGATATGCTGCGCCACCGCTTTTCGGCTTCGTACAGTAAGAAAAAATGGAAGATTGAACCTGAGGTATCGCTGGAGATTTTTGATCAACTTGGATATGGATCACTTGCCTATGCAGAAAAACTTCGTGCAAGCGCTGGGGTAAATTATAAGGTTAATAAAAAGCTTAGCCTATCCCTCGACTTTAAATACCAGCAGGAATTTTACCAGAACAATCCTCTTCAGGCCTATATTTTATCTACAAGCATCAGCTACCGCTTGTAGAAAGCCTTACACCCTTGATCCGACTTTTAAGGACATTCAATATCACATAGTAAAGAGAAACAAAAACAGGCAAGCCTAAAGAAATCCAGCTAATCAGGGCCCAAAGATGCAGGTAAAAAATTTCTCCTAATTCGAGGTGACCTGCTGATTGTAAAATCGACCAGATTTTATAGTAAACTGGTTCATAACCCGATCGGCCTGCCAGCAAGCTCCCGGTTTTTAAAAAGGGAAGGTATAAAATAAGTTGAAGGGGATAAATCAGGTAATTCGAGAGCTGGATAAGCAGAATGTTGAGCCGGAAGATAATAGCCAGAAGTGCCAACAAAACTGT
It contains:
- a CDS encoding DUF2062 domain-containing protein, encoding MSLKRYRLFKEKVKLLLFEGISPQKAAMAVTLGLVLGTMPILGLSTVLLALLAIIFRLNILLIQLSNYLIYPLQLILYLPFLKTGSLLAGRSGYEPVYYKIWSILQSAGHLELGEIFYLHLWALISWISLGLPVFVSLYYVILNVLKSRIKGVRLSTSGS
- a CDS encoding DUF2490 domain-containing protein, with the protein product MMKRSLLVFVVLGFTFQVFAQEKDFRTWWSAEFSTELYDKVDISVVPEVRFIENSSMYAAFLTEVDASVPVTNYFRTGIKYRFEQIQSEEMYIGQRFSVFGRLRANPGKFTLDYRLVFQREYIGMQTRENGKEPDDMLRHRFSASYSKKKWKIEPEVSLEIFDQLGYGSLAYAEKLRASAGVNYKVNKKLSLSLDFKYQQEFYQNNPLQAYILSTSISYRL